A single genomic interval of Zingiber officinale cultivar Zhangliang chromosome 4A, Zo_v1.1, whole genome shotgun sequence harbors:
- the LOC121969844 gene encoding uncharacterized protein LOC121969844, whose product MAFGPLPPALTRLRFPPSRRLPPVFGGRRISSTADRPDKDISPSSSTFPSVSAAQAEARKEAYRQLDNLDFMTAAKILFTTPPKRKEFGFDFHLVQFFFACLPSLAVFLVAQYARYEIRRMEAELEEKKKKEEEEQKEKEIELGNNEEQPEAELSKVIARLDALEETVKVIANEKAKVPSSLSSKDRQVDPKGQVAAADKQFDTQNRSSSSKDQQVDPQKQVVAADKQFDTQNQTKAGEDTTISKKEQVSGSGHSSYIEALDKEGKGSVAATSGKSIT is encoded by the exons ATGGCCTTCGGCCCTCTTCCTCCTGCCCTTACGCGGCTACGGTTCCCTCCCTCGCGCCGTCTTCCTCCCGTCTTCGGTGGTCGACGTATCTCCTCCACCGCAGATCGACCCGACAAGGACATATCCCCTTCCTCCTCCACTTTCCCTTCCGTCTCGGCTGCTCAGGCGGAGGCGAGGAAGGAGGCCTACCGCCAGCTCGATAACCTCGACTTCATGACTGCCGCCAAGATCCTCTTCACCACCCCTCCTAAGAGAAAAGAATTCGG GTTCGATTTCCATCTGGTGCAGTTCTTCTTTGCTTGTTTGCCCTCTTTAG CGGTATTCTTGGTTGCCCAATATGCTCGGTATGAAATTAGAAGAATGGAAGCG gaattagaggagaaaaagaaaaaagaggaagaagaacaaaaggaaaaagagattgAATTGGGTAACAATGAAGAACAGCCTGAAGCAGAGTTATCAAAGGTAATAGCAAGGTTAGATGCATTAGAGGAGACCGTAAAAGTCATTGCCAATGAGAAAGCAAAAGTTCCAAGCTCTCTGTCATCCAAGGATCGACAGGTTGACCCAAAAGGACAAGTTGCAGCTGCTGATAAGCAATTTGATACTCAGAACCGCTCATCGTCGTCCAAGGATCAACAGGTTGACCCACAAAAACAAGTTGTAGCTGCCGATAAGCAATTTGATACTCAGAACCAGACTAAGGCTGGCGAGGATACAACAATTAGTAAAAAGGAACAGGTGAGTGGTTCTGGCCATTCATCTTATATTGAAGCACTTGACAAAGAAGGAAAAGGATCAGTGGCGGCAACATCTGGGAAGTCAATAACTTGA